One Panicum virgatum strain AP13 chromosome 9K, P.virgatum_v5, whole genome shotgun sequence genomic region harbors:
- the LOC120651774 gene encoding short-chain dehydrogenase TIC 32, chloroplastic-like isoform X1, which yields MWWFYRKGPSGFAGASTAEEVTAGVDGRGLVAVITGASSGIGLETARVLALRGVHVVMPVRNVAAGLVVKESIVANIPGARIDVLELDLSSMASVRRFASEFESLNLPLNILINNAGVMTRNCTCSCDGLELHFATNHIAIGLNAGHFLLTNLLLENMKSACRDSGAEGRIVNVTSAGHTMTYPEGIRFDKIHDPSGLNDFIAYGQSKLANILHSNELSRIFKEEGVNISANAVHPGVIATNLFRGRTIVAAFLNTIGRIMCRRVEQGAATTCYVALHPQVKGISGKYFADCNISSPSLQASDAELAKKLWQFSLQTVSS from the exons ATGTGGTGGTTCTACCGCAAGGGGCCCTCGGGCTTCGCCGGCGCCTCCACGGCCGAGGAGGTCACCGCCGGCGTAGACGGCCGCGGCCTGGTCGCTGTCATCACAG GTGCGTCGAGTGGAATCGGGCTGGAGACGGCGCGCGTCCTGGCGCTGCGCGGTGTGCACGTCGTCATGCCCGTCCGCAACGTCGCCGCCGGGCTCGTAGTCAAGGAGTCCATCGTGGCCAACATCCCCGGCGCAAGAATTGACGTGCTGGAGCTGGACCTCAGCTCCATGGCATCGGTAAGGAGATTCGCCTCCGAGTTCGAGTCTCTGAACCTGCCCCTGAACATTCTCAT CAACAACGCTGGAGTGATGACAAGGAACTGCACGTGTTCCTGCGACGGCCTGGAACTGCACTTCGCAACAAATCACATTG CGATCGGCTTGAATGCAGGTCACTTTCTTCTAACAAACCTCCTATTGGAGAACATGAAGAGCGCATGTAGGgacagcggcgccgagggacggaTTGTCAATGTGACGTCAGCAGGGCATACCATGACTTATCCTGAAGGGATACGCTTCGATAAAATTCATGATCCTTCAGG TTTGAATGACTTTATTGCTTACGGCCAATCCAAGCTTGCCAATATCCTTCACTCCAATGAATTGTCACGAATTTTCAAG GAGGAAGGAGTGAATATTTCGGCCAATGCTGTTCATCCTGGTGTCATCGCGACTAACCTTTTCAGGGGCAGGACTATTGTCGCTG CGTTTTTGAACACCATTGGAAGGATCATGTGTAGAAGAGTAGAACAG GGTGCCGCAACGACATGCTATGTGGCTTTGCATCCTCAAGTGAAAGGGATAAGTGGAAAGTACTTCGCCGATTGTAACATATCCAGCCCGAGCTTGCAAGCTTCAGATGCTGAGTTGGCCAAGAAGCTATGGCAGTTCAGCTTGCAGACAGTGTCTTCTTGA
- the LOC120651774 gene encoding short-chain dehydrogenase TIC 32, chloroplastic-like isoform X2, whose amino-acid sequence MWWFYRKGPSGFAGASTAEEVTAGVDGRGLVAVITGASSGIGLETARVLALRGVHVVMPVRNVAAGLVVKESIVANIPGARIDVLELDLSSMASVRRFASEFESLNLPLNILINNAGVMTRNCTCSCDGLELHFATNHIGHFLLTNLLLENMKSACRDSGAEGRIVNVTSAGHTMTYPEGIRFDKIHDPSGLNDFIAYGQSKLANILHSNELSRIFKEEGVNISANAVHPGVIATNLFRGRTIVAAFLNTIGRIMCRRVEQGAATTCYVALHPQVKGISGKYFADCNISSPSLQASDAELAKKLWQFSLQTVSS is encoded by the exons ATGTGGTGGTTCTACCGCAAGGGGCCCTCGGGCTTCGCCGGCGCCTCCACGGCCGAGGAGGTCACCGCCGGCGTAGACGGCCGCGGCCTGGTCGCTGTCATCACAG GTGCGTCGAGTGGAATCGGGCTGGAGACGGCGCGCGTCCTGGCGCTGCGCGGTGTGCACGTCGTCATGCCCGTCCGCAACGTCGCCGCCGGGCTCGTAGTCAAGGAGTCCATCGTGGCCAACATCCCCGGCGCAAGAATTGACGTGCTGGAGCTGGACCTCAGCTCCATGGCATCGGTAAGGAGATTCGCCTCCGAGTTCGAGTCTCTGAACCTGCCCCTGAACATTCTCAT CAACAACGCTGGAGTGATGACAAGGAACTGCACGTGTTCCTGCGACGGCCTGGAACTGCACTTCGCAACAAATCACATTG GTCACTTTCTTCTAACAAACCTCCTATTGGAGAACATGAAGAGCGCATGTAGGgacagcggcgccgagggacggaTTGTCAATGTGACGTCAGCAGGGCATACCATGACTTATCCTGAAGGGATACGCTTCGATAAAATTCATGATCCTTCAGG TTTGAATGACTTTATTGCTTACGGCCAATCCAAGCTTGCCAATATCCTTCACTCCAATGAATTGTCACGAATTTTCAAG GAGGAAGGAGTGAATATTTCGGCCAATGCTGTTCATCCTGGTGTCATCGCGACTAACCTTTTCAGGGGCAGGACTATTGTCGCTG CGTTTTTGAACACCATTGGAAGGATCATGTGTAGAAGAGTAGAACAG GGTGCCGCAACGACATGCTATGTGGCTTTGCATCCTCAAGTGAAAGGGATAAGTGGAAAGTACTTCGCCGATTGTAACATATCCAGCCCGAGCTTGCAAGCTTCAGATGCTGAGTTGGCCAAGAAGCTATGGCAGTTCAGCTTGCAGACAGTGTCTTCTTGA
- the LOC120651782 gene encoding silicon efflux transporter LSI3-like — MTTELAPLPKVVLGSLSFGVFWMLAVFPSVPFLPIGRTAGALLGAVLMIVFHVIGPDDAYASIDLPILGLLFATMVVGGYLKGAGMFGHLGALLAWRSRGGRDLLCRVCVVTALASALFTNDTCCVVLTEFVLELAAERNLPAKPFLLALATSANIGSSATPIGNPQNLVIAFNSRITFLRFLFGILPAMLAGMAVNTVMLLCMYWKELEGASPDEVGAGKEMEAVEEGRSPASSVLSLKCGASPALRHRQNGNGNGNAGHDDADSVMSENISTKHRWFMQCSEQRRKLFLKSFAYVVTVGMLVAYMLGLNMSWTAIATAIALVVVDFRDAEPCLDKVSYSLLVFFSGMFVTVSGFNKTGLPGAIWNFMAPYAKINHVSGVTVLSLIILLLSNLASNVPTVLLMGDEVAASAATISAAAVTRSWLLLAWVSTVAGNLSLLGSAANLIVCEQARRAPRNAHDLTFWSHVVFGVPSTLVVTAIGIPLIGKLSI, encoded by the exons ATGACGACTGAGCTGGCGCCTCTGCCCAAGGTGGTGCTGGGCTCGCTGTCGTTCGGGGTGTTCTGGATGCTGGCGGTGTTCCCGTCGGTGCCGTTCCTGCCGATCGGGCGCACGGCGGGGGCGCTGCTGGGCGCGGTGCTCATGATCGTGTTCCACGTGATCGGCCCCGACGACGCGTACGCCTCCATCGACCTCCCCATCCTGGGCCTGCTCTTCGCCACCATGGTGGTGGGAGGCTACCTCAAGGGCGCCGGCATGTTCGGGCACCTGGGCGCGCTGCTGGCGTGGCGCAGCCGGGGCGGCCGCGACCTGCTCTGCCGCGTCTGCGTCGTCACCGCGCTCGCCAGCGCGCTCTTCACCAACGACACCTGCTGCGTCGTGCTCACCGAGTTCgtgctcgagctcgccgccgagcgCAACCTCCCCGCCAAGCCCTTCCTACTGGCGCTCGCCACCAGCGCCAACATCGGGTCCAGCGCCACGCCCATCGGCAACCCGCAGAACCTGGTCATCGCCTTCAACAGCAGGATCACCTTCCTCCGCTTCCTCTTCGGCATCCTGCCGGCCATGCTCGCCGGGATGGCCGTCAACACCGTCATGCTGCTCTGCATGTACTGGAAGGAACTCGAGGGCGCAAGCCCCGACGAGGTGGGCGCCGGGAAGGAGATGGAGGCCGTCGAGGAGGGGCGGTCGCCGGCCTCCTCGGTGCTCTCGCTCAAGTGCGGCGCCAGCCCCGCCCTGCGCCATCGCCAGAACGGCAACGGCAACGGCAACGCCGGCCACGACGACGCGGACTCGGTGATGTCGGAGAACATCTCGACCAAGCACCGGTGGTTCATGCAGTGCTCGGAGCAGCGGCGGAAGCTGTTCCTCAAGAGCTTCGCGTACGTGGTCACCGTCGGCATGCTCGTCGCCTACATGCTCGGGCTCAACATGTCGTGGACGGCCATCGCCACCGCCATCgcgctcgtcgtcgtcgacttCCGCGACGCCGAGCCGTGCCTCGACAAG GTGTCCTACTCGCTGCTGGTCTTCTTCTCGGGTATGTTCGTGACGGTGAGCGGGTTCAACAAGACGGGGCTCCCGGGGGCCATCTGGAACTTCATGGCTCCCTACGCCAAGATCAACCACGTCAGCGGCGTCACCGTGCTCTCCCTCATCATCCTGCTCCTCTCCAACCTCGCCTCCAACGTGCCAACTG TGCTGCTGATGGGGGACGAGGtggcggcgtccgcggcgacgatctcggcggcggcggtgacgcggtcgtggctgctgctggcgTGGGTGAGCACGGTGGCGGGCAACCTGTCGCTGCTGGGGTCGGCGGCGAACCTGATCGTGTGCGAGcaggcgcgccgcgcgccgcgcaacGCCCACGACCTCACCTTCTGGAGCCACGTCGTGTTCGGCGTCCCGTCCACGCTCGTCGTCACCGCCATCGGCATACCGCTCATCGGCAAGCTCAGCATCTAG